The Arabidopsis thaliana chromosome 5, partial sequence genomic interval CAATTTAATTTGCAATGTCACCACCACTGCTCCTCTTCTATCTAGCAAACAAATACTTAATTGCATTTCGAAAAATCAACTAGTCTGTCTCCATtatcatatacataaatacaaattaacatcagaaaaaatatacatacaaTCTTTGCACAGAGtcacattttcttaaaatgtatAAGTTATTTCATCCGGTTCTTATAGTGAATACCATATGTATATCCAtgtatataaattgatatttcaatTAACATTAAGGAATCACAAGCATGCATATTCTCTCGCTCCCACGCAAACAAAAAGTGCATGCAGCCTAACGTGATCTCTATCGTTAGGTAGCTCACAAATGACGAACCTAAACCCTCTTCACCATAAATCAAATCCTCCTCCGCtctatataaacaacaaaaaaaacactaaacacttaaataaatcaaacaaacactCCACAttctcaaaatcatattttcatataacttataaaagataaaagaaagaagaagatggcaGCTTCGTCCAAGTACTCTTCCATGTCATTCATGAAGGTGGCAATGATGGTGGCGCTGGTCTTGGTGGTGGCAGCCACTGTGGTGGATGGACAAAGCTGCAATGCGCAGCTGAGTACACTGAACGTGTGTGGTGAGTTTGTGGTTCCCGGAGCTGACAGGACCAACCCAAGTGCCGAATGTTGCAATGCTCTTGAGGCAGTGCCAAACGAATGCCTTTGCAACACGTTTCGCATTGCCTCTAGGCTTCCCTCTCGCTGCAACATTCCTACACTTTCATGCAGTTGATATGGATCCTCATATTAATTCTAGACGCTATATCTTTGTAAGAACATACAATATAACGTTTCAAATACATCCATATATAGTTTCATATGTTTAATAAATGTAtctaaaagcttttttttttggtatttaacAGGAGAAGCATGTATGGGAAGTAAAGGAGATGGATATCTAAGAATAAAAACTcaaagtttgagttttttttttttttttttttttggtttttgttcttcactGCAAAACCAATGGGTTTCGAATAATAATGAATAACACCGAATTGAAATTATAAATGGTTTGAgttatattatcaatttataatttgtataCATGCAAATATATCTTATATCACGCCTTTCAAAGTAGTATGCATGTTTAATTAATTGGTTATTGGTGTGACCAAACGAACCTTTTGGTTCTTATACATTCGTTTGATAATTCAAAAATTAGGGCCTAGGGGTAACGTACTGTAAAATTCGCATTATAAATTCCCCACACATCAGATTTGAAAGAATTTCGTCCAAACACACAACTGAAGAAACATGTAGtatctaaatttttaacatGTCGAATTAGAGAAATCAAGGTGATGTTTTGCCATCTCAAATATTCTCCAAGAATTTTGCTTAAATGCCaagaaaatttgtaaaaaaaaaatatatatatgaagaccAGAGCCAGCGGTAAATTGACCAAAACATCCCTAGTAGTCTACCTCAAAGCGTGTGGAGGTTGAAACGCTCGGCGGATATCACGAGCTCGGGCCACACGCTCATCTCTAGTCTCTTTTACATTGgctttacaaattttaaaatgaaacacGAATTTTATCGATctacaaaagttttgttttatattctaTGGTACAGTTAcctataatgaaaaaattaaaataatataaattggTGAAGAGTCAAAATGTAGATCTTTTAGGCTTTTTAGCTCAAGGCTTGTTTTTCTCTGTTAGAAAAAGTTGCtgttattgttttattgtttctccCTAATTAGTCAAAATCTTGAGggaaaatgacaaaagaagaaacccatGTGGTCAAAATCGAAgcttttttgtgttttggtccGAGTAAACTAGGGTTTCGTTTGTCTTTTTTAACctttctaaaataattattcGAAAAATTTGGCTTAAAAGGTCAAAGGTACAACTTGAGATTTTGGGGCCATTtgagttattaaaaaaaaaaaaaaggggagaggacaaaaacagagtattgaACAAAAAGGGGACAAGTCATATGATATAACAAAGGAAagatctttctctttcatttgctGATCTCACTCGTACTATAGACTAAGGAAAGATCTCATTTGGTCGTCAGTAAATTTTCTGATTTGATTGAAAGGTATGAAACTTGATGAACAAGCAACGTAAACACTGAGAAAATAGTAAAAGCAGTGACAATACAAATATATGTTGTCTTGCATTATGTTCTTCTCTCCattgttggttttgtctttcttgttttttttttgtttctctataaCTTAGATTATTGACTATTTAATTTGGTTGCAGAGAGGGAAAATGAATGGCGATCTTGAAGTTGATATGTCTAGAGGAGATTTCAatccaagtttttttcttggaaagCTTAAAGACGATGAGTTTGAGAGTAGATCATTGAGTGATGATAGCTTTGATGCAATGTCTGGTGATGAGGATAAACAAGAACAACGccctaagaagaagaagaggaagacaaaGTATCATAGACACACTTCTTACCAGATTCAAGAACTCGAATCGTAAGAAGTTTctggtttttaaaagaatctaaactttttcatattcatcaagtggtttttgaatgtttgataTTTTCTGAGTGTAGTTTCTTCAAAGAGTGTCCTCATCCTAATGAGAAGCAAAGGTTGGAACTTGGCAAAAAACTTACTTTGGAGAGTAAGCAAAttaagttttggtttcagaACAGAAGAACACAAATGAAGGTACTTTATCTGAAAAGTTATGGTTTTGATAGTAgagttatgatttttatgGGAATGTTGTGGTTTTTATATTGACCAGACGCAACTAGAGCGGCATGAGAATGTGATTCTCAAACAAGAGAATGAAAAACTGCGGCTAGAAAACAGTTTCCTTAAAGAGTCAATGAGAGGCTCTCTATGTATTGATTGTGGTGGAGCAGTTATACCTGGTGAGGTTTCTTTTGAGCAGCACCAACTTAGGATTGAGAATGCTAAGCTTAAGGAAGAGCTTGATAGGATTTGTGCTTTAGCAAATAGATTCATTGGTGGGTCTATTTCACTTGAGCAGCCTTCAAATGGTGGGATTGGCTCACAGCATTTGCCTATAGGACATTGTGTCAGTGGTGGAACTTCACTGATGTTTATGGATCTTGCCATGGAAGCCATGGATGAGTTGTTGAAGTTAGCAGAATTGGAAACTTCTTTATGGAGTTCAAAGAGTGAGAAAGGATCGATGAACCATTTCCCTGGTTCAAGAGAAACTGGTTTAGTACTTATCAATAGCTTGGCTCTAGTCGAGACTCTTATGGACACGGTATGCTATACTCTCTAATAACCGGTATTTTATCGATATATGCACACTCTACTAAACGTCTCATCTTTGTTATTGGTTTGTTACAGAACAAATGGGCAGAAATGTTTGAGTGCATAGTCGCGGTTGCATCAACCCTTGAAGTGATATCCAACGGTAGTGATGGATCAAGAAACGGCTCTATTCTATTGGTATGTTACTCAAGAACCataaagattatatattttggcgACATTTGCTAATTCAATGAGTCCTTTGTTTGGAACAGATGCAAGCAGAGTTTCAAGTGATGTCTCCATTAGTtccaatcaaacaaaagaagtttCTTAGATATTGCAAGCAACATGGAGATGGTTTATGGGCGGTCGTCGATGTTTCTTATGATATAAACAGAGGAAATGAGAACTTGAAGTCTTATGGTGGCTCTAAAATGTTTCCTTCAGGATGCATTATACAAGACATAGGCAACGGCTGCTCCAAGGtaacttctctttctttgttaggaCAATTTTTTATGTCTTGGATCTGCGTGATGTTTTATTGAATTGTTTATAGTTGAGAGTTTGGTCAGTCTTGTAAACTAATTACAAAGGAGTCGACAATTAGCCTGAGAACCTGAAGCCTTTTGtgtataaaactataaaagattcttctatttctttgtTAATACATATCAAAGGGTTCACTTTTCAAGGTAGAGGTTGCTTCTTGTCTGAGCTAGTTCTAGGCtatcataaataatttatacaaaaatatcttgttttgtttacttataTCGATGGAAACTTACATATTGGATTAGATGAATCTGATATGTACATTTCTTCGTAAAATGAGTTGTTACTTATAGTCACAACTATTATTTACTCAATGTCACATATTTGGTTTAACACAAATAATTTCAACAGGTGACATGGATAGAACATTCAGAGTACGAAGAGAGTCACACCCACTCACTTTACCAACCGTTGCTCAGTTCTTCGGTTGGGTTAGGCGCAACCAAATGGCTTGCGACTCTGCAGAGGCAATGCGAGAGCTTCACAATGCTTTTGTCTTCTGAAGATCACACAGGTTTTGGCTcgttctctttctttttctctcagCATTTGAATCTTGAAATGTTGCAATTTGAACGAGAGATATTATTCAAGAATGTTTTACGATAGGTTTGTCACATGCTGGAACAAAGAGTATACTAAAGCTAGCGCAGCGTATGAAGCTCAACTTTTACTCGGGAATAACTGCTTCGTGCATTCACAAATGGGAGAAGCTTCTTGCTGAGAACGTGGGACAGGACACAAGGATACTGACAAGGAAGAGTCTTGAGCCGTCTGGTATTGTCCTGAGCGCTGCGACATCTCTGTGGCTACCAGTGACTCAGCAGAGACTCTTTGAGTTTCTGTGTGATGGTAAATGCAGAAACCAGTGGGATATTTTGTCTAATGGTGCTTCAATGGAAAACACACTTCTCGTCCCAAAAGGACAACAGGAAGGAAGCTGCGTCTCTCTTCTTCGTGCTGCTGTGAGTTTATAATCTATTCTGAATCTCTCTATTCATTAAACTCCAAAAAGATCTCTGTTCTTGGTTACTGATTAGATCGATTTGCAGGGGAATGATCAAAATGAGAGTAGTATGCTCATCTTGCAAGAGACATGGAATGACGTTTCTGGTGCACTGGTGGTTTACGCGCCTGTTGATATTCCATCTATGAATACTGTAATGAGCGGTGGAGATTCAGCTTATGTGGCGCTTCTTCCATCGGGGTTCTCGATATTGCCTGAcggatcatcatcatcgtctgaTCAGTTCGATACCGATGGCGGTTTGGTGAATCAAGAAAGCAAAGGATGTCTCCTGACTGTAGGATTTCAGATCTTAGTGAACAGCCTACCGACTGCAAAACTCAACGTGGAATCTGTTGAAACTGTTAACAACCTCATCGCTTGCACCATTCACAAGATCAGAGCCGCTCTTCGTATACCTGCTTAGCTAAAGTTGTAGGACCTAATCTTGTTTCTATGTCTGAAACAATTTGTGAGAGTGTAGCCAAATTTGAGACTGAGTAGCTAgtagaacaaacaaataaacaaacaaatggaCCAAAGtttacaatttgcaaaactgatttgtttttttgtgtttatgcCATTTTCCACTGATACATAAAAAACGTTGGGAAAAAGCTACAGACTTCTCAAGAAACATACAAGACACCTCGACGATAGAAAACAAGACTCGCTGAAGTAAAACCcgaccaaacaaaaagaacccACCAAGACATCAACAAACCAACTTGTTTAATGAAATCGCTACAAGGCAAAGAACCACATACCAGTTGAGATACAGCAAAAGAGCTCAAGTCAATCTGAGACAAGCCGAGGAAAAGAATCACTAGCACCGAAGGCGCCAAAAACTGCAGAGCAACAAGGCATAGGTAATGGTTGTGAAGAAACATCTTTGCACGACTAAAATCCAAATCAGGAGTTTTACTTCCATGTAATCTCTGATACCACGAAAGGACTGCTTCGTTCAAGAACATCTGAAGGTTAGGACGAACCGCCATCGCTTGTAGTAAACCCGAAAGtaacaaacacaaaacccGAAACTTCGCAAAATCATCACTCAACATGCCTACATTACCAACCAACCCACTCTGACTCTGACTACTACCACTAGTCCCAGGATCACCACTTCTCTTCACTAAAACCTCTGCCAACGGATGAATCCAAAGCAACGAAGTGAAAACCGATACGATATAATTCGCATATAGAATCATCCTACCAAACCATCCACAAGAAATGATCGACAAATTACTCCTAATCTGATCAGTCCCAACCCAAAACGACCTTGCACTTCTTCCAGCAGGCATATAAAGGAAACCACCAATACAAGCCATCGAAAACGATATCACAATGCAACAAAACGCATCAACAGAACCtaattgaaaatcaaatcCTTTAGGAAAAACACCAGCACTGATTATAATCCCAaacacaaaccctaaaacaccaaaaatcaaactcaatcTCTTCTCAGATTCCTTAGAAGCAGATCTCTCAATAGAAATCTTCCCCAAAGCTACAAACACCTTACACAAAGCTATAAACCCTAGAACAATCGGAAACATCAATCCATTACTTAAAACTCCATGACTATTATCCTCAATAATACCGAAGTACTTATCtagaagaaagcaagaaacagCTAAGAACGATATCACGAATAGCGAATTGTACTCAGTGAAATACATTCGAGATCTGAGATGATCTTCATCGAGCTTAATTCGAAAGATCTGAGCATTGCTTTCGTCGAATTCGGATTTATCTTTggatctgtttcttcttctgactTCAACATTAGATTTTGGATCGTCGGTACTAGATGGTCGTCTAATCGCAGGTCGGAGTCCATTTCCGGTGTTGTTTTGGTTGAGATTTTCAGGTTGGATATAGGTACAGAGACCGTGGAGGAAGATGATTGAGATTTTGACGAATGAAAGGACTAACGTTAAGAAGAGAGATAGTAGGATTTGAAGTGTTAGATTCCTGTAACTTCCTAAAAGCTCAAGCATTGTTTCTTCACTCTGTTGTTCGACTCTCTCTGGGTAGAAGAAGATGTATGAAGAGAGTCTGAATTTGTTTGGAATGTTTGTACTTTCAATTGGTAAAAAGGCCCAATGGGCTTTAATTGCTCTTAGTTGTATCAAACCCTTATTAAATTTCCATAAGAATTTTGTCTTTATTCTTATTGTTTtaatagtataatataaacaatttgtAGTAGAACAGCAGCCATTTCTCAAGCGAAATACCAAAACAACAGCACATGCTAATCAAAATTGCTACGTCACTCAAGATTAGTATGACGAGCACGTACCGACTCAGAAGACTCACCCAAAACCTCACCCAACTTGTAAACAACCATCtcaaacaacacaaacaaagctcCTTCATATACACTCCCCATCGGCAATAAACGTCTCTCTCCCATTTCCACCGAATCACCACCACCGTTATCACTCGCCATAGTCTGAGCAGGTACATAACAGACATCCGTTGCATGTTTCACACAAGAACCTATCGCTGGCTCTGCAGTAATAAGTATAACCTTAGCACCGTTCGATTTAGCTACAGAGCAAAGCGCATCGACGGTTGAGAATCCTCCAGGACCAGCTGAAGCGATTAAGAGATCAGAAGATGAGATTGGAGGTGTTGTCATGTCGAAGACTAAGTGAGTGGGGAGACCAAAGTGGAAGAGACGCATCGCGAAGGCTTTTAGCATTAGACCTTCGCGTCCAACACCGTAGAGGAAGATACGAGAGTTGTTGCGGTTGCGGGAGATTGCGGTAAGCTCTGTTACTAGGAGATCGAGCGGTGGTGGATATGGTGAGGTTGGTTTTGTGAAGACAGATGAGATTTGGTTGCAGATTTGAGAAGATAGATTCGCCATTTCTTGAGCTTTCTCGTTCGCCATTGATGTTGAATAATTCagcttatcatcatcatcatcatcttataTCGTGCATTTTGGACCACGTTTACAAATTTATACCGTTTGATTCGGTGGTTAATTGAATtccggttcggttcggttttaatgtcatatcaaacaaaaatacaatgaCAAATTTGGAATATGATGTAAGAACATAGAACATGGAAGAACAGAGGTGACAGTAAGAAATTGCATTCAAAATGCTATAAAAGACAATCACATAATTGATGGgagtttttgtttccttcttaaATTTCTGGAAGATTCAAATTGATAAAAACCAAGATTAGTTGAGATTGAGAGCTCTCTGTGAAACATGGAGCAGAGTACACATTTGATTGAACAGAAAGGTTTTATATTAACTCAGGGGATGAAGATGACGACGTCCCTGATACCGTTTTGGTTGCATCTAACTCTTTGTTTCCGCCTTTAGTGTGTCGTGagtttgttgttgtctctgaTTTACTACCTTTTGCACCAtcatcctcttcctcttcttcttcatagaaTGACCCTGAGGATCTCAGTTCCTTCACCTTCCGAAACTCGTCGTAATGTGCTTTTCTGTGTGCGTTGAAACGTTCATTTTTACCACTTCCAGAACCTGTGgttttgcacacaaaaaaaatagatatatcgGGATGACCTAACAAAAGAACCTATATATGACAGtagatttgtttggttttagagGAGgaccttcttcatcttgatcCATTggatctgcttcttcttcttcttcatcagacGAGCTCcagccaccaccaccagaaCCCTGGCTACTATTTCTACTGGAAGAAGCTGCTGCATCATTCAGAACATTCCTCAGTTCTTCAGCTCGTTGCATATCATCAACACATTCATCAAACGCTCTTCCTCTAGGAGACAAAGAACCTGGCACAATCAATCACGGATTAGAACAGATCAGAACTGATTCAAGTTAACCTTACATCTAGAGTGACAAATTTCCAAATCAACCAACCAATTGCAGGTACAAGATTTCCCCCAAAAAGATAAGTAATCGTCCAACTTTGTAGATGAATTAAAAAGCAGATAATTTTCACATACAATTTGCTCTTGCTTTCTGTCTGACATACATTccatttttacatatatgtttAGATGATGACAAGTATGTATCAACaataaaatgcaaaaacgTCATAAGCATATAAACGTGTATCGAAAGTTCTGTGCATATACTAAGagaaaccaaataaagaaaaatagacaaaccatcatcatccatcATCGGGTGGTATGGTGTCTTTGGTTCAGTAATCTTCTGCCTAACAGGTTTGTTCGATTCAATCTCCACTATATTAGCTTCATCCCATTGAACACGCCCCCTGCCATAATAACAAACATACTTAGTGACAATTCCATGAGAAACTATACTAGATTATACAAAAGATCACCTCTCTTTACAAAAGAATGACGATGTCTAAGCCTTAAACTAAAGACAATAAAGTTCACAGAATCTTACAGTTAAACAATTCTGCTGGAATATGAAAATCCATGAACATTAACACAATAAGACCTCCCTCTTCCATTTCCTTTTTCAATGGGTGTAGTAGAAAATATATCTGTTTTACGATTCCTTCATAAAAAGACCGCCATATAAGGCTTAGAACTTCATATCTATGAATATACATCCCTCCACAAAAATGACATAACACAGCCCATTGACTTCACAATTGATCTTATTTGAACACATTGAAAAGGTACCGTTCTGATGCAGCAAGCATTCTCAAATCTAATAGAAACTAAAGACACAAGCGAAagtaaaaatttgaaaaggaGAAACATACTTCAAAGAAATCCATCAAAATCAATCCAATCTGCTAACtttccaaacaaaagaacacaatGGTATAACTGACCACtcaaaatcacaaaccttTAAATACGAAGAAGCAGGAATCAGTATCTACCTCTCTCATGATCATTGAGCTAAAGTATCCTAAAATCTATAAAGCAAAAACCTCctaaatttctcaaatttgcTGAGTAATGGTTTCAATCAGAAAGGGTTTAACCTAAATAACCAATTGATATCAAAAGCTTATCACTTTCCTCAATCATTCACCCATAACATATCCCGAAAGACACTGTAAGAAACCCTAGCCTATGTTTGGTTCTACAAAgaccaaaact includes:
- the I-2 gene encoding phosphoprotein phosphatase inhibitor (phosphoprotein phosphatase inhibitors; FUNCTIONS IN: phosphoprotein phosphatase inhibitor activity; INVOLVED IN: regulation of signal transduction, regulation of phosphoprotein phosphatase activity; EXPRESSED IN: 25 plant structures; EXPRESSED DURING: 15 growth stages; CONTAINS InterPro DOMAIN/s: Protein phosphatase inhibitor 2 (IPP-2) (InterPro:IPR007062); Has 30201 Blast hits to 17322 proteins in 780 species: Archae - 12; Bacteria - 1396; Metazoa - 17338; Fungi - 3422; Plants - 5037; Viruses - 0; Other Eukaryotes - 2996 (source: NCBI BLink).); the protein is MTEPKRGRVQWDEANIVEIESNKPVRQKITEPKTPYHPMMDDDGSLSPRGRAFDECVDDMQRAEELRNVLNDAAASSSRNSSQGSGGGGWSSSDEEEEEADPMDQDEEGSGSGKNERFNAHRKAHYDEFRKVKELRSSGSFYEEEEEEDDGAKGSKSETTTNSRHTKGGNKELDATKTVSGTSSSSSPELI
- the I-2 gene encoding phosphoprotein phosphatase inhibitor, whose amino-acid sequence is MMDDDGSLSPRGRAFDECVDDMQRAEELRNVLNDAAASSSRNSSQGSGGGGWSSSDEEEEEADPMDQDEEGSGSGKNERFNAHRKAHYDEFRKVKELRSSGSFYEEEEEEDDGAKGSKSETTTNSRHTKGGNKELDATKTVSGTSSSSSPELI